Proteins found in one Poecilia reticulata strain Guanapo linkage group LG6, Guppy_female_1.0+MT, whole genome shotgun sequence genomic segment:
- the polg gene encoding DNA polymerase subunit gamma-1 has protein sequence MLHLSRCPLKRTFVSLRWRCLRCFYSTKPCSQQGEDSTETRLNPLNIQMLSRNLHEQIFRGIEPEYREEAVERSIRHLQNHNLWGKETSLLPDVDLKLPRMFGKNIDDHFRILAEKQSLPYLEAASKLQQADPPPMPQEWSWEVGWTRYGPGGESQKVDFPXESALVFDVEVCTTEGQCPTLAVALSPTNWYSWCSKRLIEERYSWSNQLTLADLIPLETPFNSSRPPGGQWKERLIVGHNVSFDRSFIKEQYLLKGPNTRFMDTMSLHMAISGLTAFQRTLWMANKLGKKRGLQEVKEHIKKTGQKREGPMIGSWAWVDMSSINNLADVHALYVGGPPLQKEARDIFVKGTMVDVRSNFQELMQYCALDVEATHQVFTEQLPLFMERCPHPVTFAGMLEMGVSYLPVNQNWDRYLEDSQDVYEELEREMKKSLMILADDACQLLQDDRYKEDPWLWDLEWDVQEFKQKKVAASKKKNSKKAAEAKISTPLPDWEDDPGPPSEEEMAGPCSSRLAVEKLKETVSRLPKRRQHLPGHPAWYRKLCEKMSEDSWSPGASLISLQMRLTPKLMGLTWDGFPLHYTEKHGWGYLVPGRRDNLNPQEENLESLCPHRVIERIYKEYCEQNSKEQPEYPNLSDELVWTDSTVWTKVEELSSLEHFPEENGARVVKNEKKLKTXSHDPFSLSEESRCHYHHGNGPYNDVDIPGCWFFKLPHKDGNHNNVGSPFSKDFLAKMEDGTLRAGRGGTNATRALEINKMMSFWRNAHKRISSQMVLWLRKGELPRNVSRHKDYDEEGQYGAILPQVITAGTVTRRAVEPTWLTASNARRDRVGSEMKAMVQVPPGYHLVGADVDSQELWIAAVLGEAHFAGMHGCTAFGWMTLQGKKSQGTDLHSRTADAVGISREHAKVFNYGRIYGAGQPFAERLLMQFNHRLNQTEAASKARQMYALTKGVRRYHLSEEGEWLVDELGVDVQREEDGSVSLEELRRISRLASQSSRRKKWDVVAKRVWAGGTESDMFNKLESIAHSAQPATPVLGCRISRALEPKAVKDEFITSRVNWAVQSSAVDYLHLMLVAMKWLFEEYNIDGRFCVSIHDEVRYLVRSEDRYRAALALQITNLLTRCMFAHALGMPDLPQSVAFFSAVDIDQCLRKEVTMDCATPSNPTGMERRYGIPPGEALDMNQILSITKGSLSKGR, from the exons ATGTTACATTTGTCACGCTGTCCTCTCAAGAGGACGTTTGTCTCTCTGCGATGGAGGTGTCTAAGGTGCTTCTACTCCACCAAACCTTGCTCACAGCAGGGCGAAGACTCGACGGAGACCCGCCTGAACCCCCTCAACATCCAGATGCTTTCCAGAAACCTCCACGAGCAAATCTTTCGTGGCATTGAGCCAGAGTACAGGGAGGAAGCTGTGGAGCGCAGCATAAGGCACTTGCAGAATCACAATCTGTGGGGGAAGGAAACCTCACTGCTGCCTGATGTCGACCTTAAGCTTCCGCGGATGTTTGGGAAAAACATAGATGACCACTTTCGCATCTTGGCCGAGAAGCAGAGCCTTCCCTACCTGGAGGCCGCCTCGAAGCTGCAGCAGGCCGACCCTCCACCCATGCCTCAGGAATGGAGCTGGGAGGTGGGCTGGACCCGCTATGGGCCTGGTGGGGAAAGTCAGAAAGTGGATTTCCCAGASGAGTCCGCGCTAGTGTTTGATGTGGAGGTGTGCACAACGGAGGGGCAGTGCCCTACGCTGGCTGTCGCTCTTTCTCCTACCAACTG GTACTCCTGGTGCAGCAAGCGTCTAATYGAGGAGCGGTACTCTTGGTCAAACCAGCTCACTCTGGCAGACCTCATTCCCCTGGAGACGCCGTTTAACTCTTCCCGCCCTCCAGGCGGTCAGTGGAAGGAGAGGCTCATAGTGGGTCACAACGTTAGCTTTGATCGATCTTTCATCAAAGAGCAGTACCTTCTGAAG GGTCCGAATACACGCTTCATGGACACCATGAGCCTTCACATGGCCATCTCTGGGTTGACGGCCTTCCAGCGCACGCTGTGGATGGCCAACAAGCTGGGTAAGAAGAGGGGCCTTCAGGAGGTTAAGGAGCACATTAAGAAAACTGGACAGAAGAGGGAAGGCCCAATG ATTGGCTCCTGGGCCTGGGTGGACATGAGCAGCATTAACAATCTAGCCGAYGTCCATGCTCTATATGTGGGAGGGCCGCCACTGCAGAAAGAGGCCAGAGACATTTTTGTGAAAGGAACTATGGTTGACGTCAGGAGCAACTTTCAg GAGCTAATGCAGTACTGCGCTTTGGATGTTGAGGCCACGCATCAGgtcttcacagagcagctgccCCTCTTCATGGAGAG GTGTCCGCATCCAGTGACGTTTGCTGGGATGCTGGAGATGGGTGTCAGCTACCTTCCCGTCAACCAGAACTGGGACCGCTACCTGGAGGACTCCCAAGATGTTTACGAAGAGCTTGAGAGGGAGATGAAGAAGTCTCTGATGATTCTAGCCGACGATGCCTGTCAACTCCTGCAGGATGACCG GTACAAAGAAGACCCCTGGCTCTGGGATCTTGAGTGGGACGTTCAGGAGTTCAAGCAGAAGAAAGTCGCTGccagcaagaagaaaaactccaaaaaagcagctgaagcaAAGATTTCCACTCCGCTTCCAGACTGGGAAGATG ACCCAGGCCCGCCATCTGAGGAGGAGATGGCAGGTCCTTGCTCCAGCCGGCTGGCTGTTGAGAAACTCAAGGAAACAGTGAGTCGTCTTCCTAAGAGAAGGCAACATCTTCCTGGACATCCAGC GTGGTATCGTAAGCTGTGTGAGAAGATGTCAGAAGACAGCTGGTCGCCGGGAGCCAGCCTCATCAGCCTGCAGATGAGGCTGACGCCGAAACTGATGGGTCTGACGTGGGACGGCTTCCCCCTGCATTACACAGAGAAACACGGCTGGGGATATCTGGTTCCCGGGCGGAGGGATAATCTGAATCCTCARGAGGAAAATCTTGAGTCTCTGTGCCCACACAG aGTCATTGAAAGGATATATAAAGAATATTGTGAGCAGAACAGCAAGGAGCAGCCTGAGTATCCAAACCTTTCAGATGAGCTTGTGTGGACCGACAGCACAGTGTGGACGAAG GTGGAGGAGTTGAGCTCCTTGGAACATTTCCCAGAAGAAAACGGAGCCAGAGTTGTAAAAAACGAGAAAAAGTTGAAGACG CMGTCCCACGATCCCTTTTCTCTCAGTGAGGAGAGTCGCTGCCACTATCACCATGGAAACGGCCCCTACAATGACGTAGATATTCCAGGTTGCTGGTTTTTTAAATTACCTCACAAG GACGGTAATCACAACAATGTAGGCAGCCCTTTTTCAAAGGACTTCTTGGCTAAAATGGAGGACGGTACGTTAAGAGCAGGAAGAGGTGGAACCAACGCAACACGAGCTCTGGAGATCAACAAGATGATGTCTTTCTGGAGGAACGCTCACAAACGGATAAG TTCTCAGATGGTGCTGTGGCTACGGAAAGGAGAACTTCCTCGTAATGTCAGCAG GCATAAGGACTATGATGAAGAGGGCCAGTATGGGGCCATCCTGCCTCAGGTCATCACAGCTGGGACTGTGACCCGCAGGGCTGTGGAGCCAACGTGGCTGACCGCCAGTAATGCTCGG AGGGACCGGGTAGGCAGTGAAATGAAAGCCATGGTTCAGGTACCGCCTGGATATCACCTGGTTGGAGCAGACGTAGACTCTCAGGAGCTCTGGATTGCTGCTGTACTCGGAGAGGCTCACTTTGCTGGCATGCACG GTTGCACAGCATTTGGCTGGATGACCCTTCAAGGAAAGAAAAGTCAGGGGACCGACCTGCACAGCAGGACCGCAGAYGCTGTGGGCATCAGCAGAGAACACGCCAAGGTGTTCAACTACGGGCGGATATACGGGGCAGGACAGCCGTTTGCCGAGAGGCTGCTGATGCAGTTCAACCACCGCCTCAATCAGACAGAAGCAGCCAGTAAGGCCAGGCAGATGTATGCTCTAACCAAGGGCGTACGCAG ATACCATCTATCGGAGGAGGGCGAGTGGCTCGTCGATGAGCTGGGTGTAGATGTGCAAAGGGAGGAGGATGGAAGCGTCTCGTTGGAGGAGCTGCGGAGGATCAGTAGACTTGCGTCGCAGAG CTCCCGGCGAAAGAAGTGGGACGTTGTGGCCAAACGCGTCTGGGCCGGAGGCACGGAGTCGGACATGTTCAACAAGCTGGAGAGTATCGCTCATTCAGCGCAGCCGGCCACTCCTGTTCTAGGCTGCAGGATCAGCAGAGCTCTGGAGCCCAAGGCCGTAAAAGATGAG TTTATCACCAGCAGAGTGAACTGGGCCGTCCAGAGCTCCGCCGTGGACTACCTGCATCTGATGCTGGTGGCCATGAAGTGGCTTTTCGAGGAGTACAACATCGACGGCCGTTTCTGCGTCAGCATCCACGACGAAGTGCGTTACCTCGTCCGCAGCGAAGATCGTTACAGAGCAGCGCTGGCGCTGCAGATCACAAACCTGCTGACAAG GTGTATGTTTGCCCATGCGTTAGGCATGCCGGACCTTCCACAGTCGGTGGCGTTCTTCAGTGCGGTCG